Proteins from a genomic interval of Deltaproteobacteria bacterium:
- a CDS encoding MBL fold metallo-hydrolase — MIETGEGPVLIETGPDSTYQNLVESLKTLGYSVRDIKVVFVSHIHLDHAGAAWHFADQGATVYVHANGARHMADPSKLFASAKQIYKDDMDRLWGQIKPIPPDRIHPTEDGESINIGGVKIQAFSTPGHASHHNVYLVNGMMFTGDAGGIRIKDGPVFAPTPPPDINVEVWQDSIKKMRRIAPSALYLTHFGIFKNVDEHLRRLEEMLLQWTVWIGDGLKKGKRDDVIVKEFEVHFKDLIQKTSTDNGLFELYELADPAYMNAPGLIRYWRKFRAGDTIE; from the coding sequence TTGATAGAGACAGGCGAGGGTCCGGTATTGATCGAGACAGGACCAGACTCTACCTATCAAAACCTTGTAGAATCGCTTAAAACATTGGGATATTCTGTTAGAGACATAAAGGTGGTTTTTGTCAGCCATATACACCTTGATCATGCCGGTGCAGCATGGCATTTCGCTGACCAAGGCGCAACAGTATATGTGCATGCCAACGGTGCACGGCACATGGCAGATCCCTCAAAACTGTTTGCATCCGCAAAACAAATCTACAAAGACGATATGGACAGGTTATGGGGACAGATTAAACCAATACCTCCAGATCGCATTCACCCTACCGAAGACGGAGAGAGCATTAACATAGGAGGTGTAAAGATACAGGCATTTTCAACACCGGGTCATGCATCTCATCACAATGTTTACCTTGTAAACGGTATGATGTTCACAGGCGATGCAGGAGGTATACGTATAAAGGATGGGCCTGTTTTTGCACCCACACCTCCGCCCGATATAAATGTAGAAGTCTGGCAGGACTCTATTAAAAAGATGCGCCGGATAGCCCCGTCAGCACTCTACCTTACTCACTTCGGGATATTCAAAAATGTTGATGAGCACCTTCGAAGGCTTGAAGAAATGCTGCTGCAATGGACAGTCTGGATCGGAGACGGGTTAAAAAAGGGCAAGAGGGATGATGTAATCGTAAAAGAATTTGAGGTGCATTTTAAAGATTTGATACAGAAAACAAGCACAGACAATGGGCTTTTTGAACTCTATGAACTCGCGGACCCGGCATATATGAACGCACCGGGGCTTATCCGATACTGGAGAAAATTCAGAGCCGGAGATACGATTGAATGA
- a CDS encoding DUF5752 family protein encodes MKPFIFRQCTNILKSAQRNAGTIKELEHGIKEVSDASIFHHTYKYFLKEHILEYTNDFSQWVGESLEEHTLAEHLSSVDPYDFNTISALREEIARVIDDYLAHFPEPRPSMKGNEFYFNESATIVFPTGIIAHNLAEFLQALKYVDSSSIYYHFYEGRIHGMHGPDDFSLWLKEELNEKELSEKLVHIDPFMYDIEGMRRLIVQIVEQKVQKDMETL; translated from the coding sequence ATGAAACCGTTTATATTTAGGCAATGCACAAACATACTGAAGTCCGCACAGAGAAACGCAGGCACTATCAAAGAGCTGGAGCATGGTATCAAAGAAGTAAGCGATGCGTCTATCTTTCATCATACCTATAAATATTTCTTAAAAGAACACATTCTTGAATATACAAATGACTTCTCCCAATGGGTTGGCGAAAGTCTGGAAGAACATACGCTTGCAGAGCACCTTTCCAGTGTGGATCCGTATGATTTCAATACAATATCAGCCCTGCGAGAAGAAATAGCGAGGGTAATCGATGATTACCTTGCACATTTCCCTGAACCACGGCCTTCTATGAAAGGCAATGAATTCTATTTTAACGAATCGGCAACTATTGTTTTCCCAACAGGGATTATAGCCCATAATCTCGCTGAATTTTTACAGGCTTTAAAATATGTGGACAGCAGTTCCATATACTACCATTTTTACGAAGGAAGGATCCATGGCATGCACGGACCGGATGACTTCTCCCTGTGGTTAAAAGAAGAGTTAAATGAAAAAGAACTTTCTGAAAAACTCGTGCACATCGACCCTTTTATGTATGATATTGAGGGCATGAGAAGGCTTATCGTTCAGATAGTCGAACAGAAGGTACAAAAGGATATGGAGACACTATAG
- a CDS encoding bifunctional alpha,alpha-trehalose-phosphate synthase (UDP-forming)/trehalose-phosphatase → MRLIVVSNREPYIHRKTGNNISVEKPAGGLTSALDNVLKTLNGIWIAWGSGSGDRGVVDGRNCVSVPQSGPSYTLKRVWLNQNEVDNYYAGYSNRVLWPLSHLTLDRVYYKKQYWDYYKKVNRKFADAVIEQMEQAITGTAVWIHDYHLCLVPLFIKETLPSVTTGHFWHIPWPDWSTFRILPQAKDILEGLLANDLIGFQIPLFVKNFMNCAREGLNADIDYESASVIYHGHSTRLKSFPISVDFDSFSSMALSKKQHSINHLRSQLGIKDGYTGIGVDRLEYTKALLKRLQAIDLFFDKYHSFIGKFTFIQIAVPTRLSEPYISYKKSVEELIHRINDKYSTGAWKPIAYITTKIEHKDLALYYRIADVAIISSVYDGMNLVAKEYIASQVDEKGVIILSEFAGASEELTGALPLNPYDIETFAETIKKALLMPVEEKRSRMRALREHVKINNLRRWTDDFIGALGECHSSVQGASNGVFLFFDYDGTLTPIVDTPQAAVLDESIRDILNRLKSKYPVAIISGRKLADIMDKINIKDIIYAGNHGAEIWDGSTIVTKGYEPSDAGLLNEFKEKISAALINIDGVLVEDKTITLGIHYRNVRQENIKKMVEKFWNVADGYMDKLRIVTGKKVFEVRPLNVWNKGDAVVWILKNFGAGKMPIYIGDDTTDDDAFKVINQMGISISIGKNSNASCYLESQTEMKIFLEWIM, encoded by the coding sequence ATGAGATTGATAGTGGTCTCCAACAGAGAACCCTATATCCATAGAAAAACAGGCAATAATATCAGTGTAGAAAAACCCGCGGGAGGGCTTACATCCGCCCTTGACAACGTCTTAAAAACCTTAAACGGGATATGGATAGCATGGGGAAGCGGCAGCGGGGACAGAGGGGTTGTAGACGGGCGTAACTGTGTCTCCGTCCCTCAATCCGGCCCTTCATACACTCTGAAGAGGGTGTGGCTCAATCAAAACGAGGTGGACAACTATTATGCAGGATATTCCAACAGGGTCCTCTGGCCGTTATCACACCTGACACTGGACAGGGTTTACTATAAAAAGCAGTACTGGGATTACTACAAAAAGGTAAACCGGAAATTTGCAGATGCCGTGATTGAACAAATGGAACAGGCTATCACCGGTACCGCCGTATGGATACACGATTACCATCTATGCCTTGTTCCTCTGTTTATCAAAGAGACGCTCCCTTCGGTAACAACCGGACATTTCTGGCACATTCCGTGGCCGGACTGGAGTACATTCAGGATATTGCCGCAGGCCAAAGATATACTCGAAGGATTGCTGGCAAACGATCTCATAGGCTTTCAGATACCATTGTTCGTTAAAAACTTTATGAATTGTGCCCGGGAAGGTTTGAACGCGGATATCGATTATGAAAGCGCATCCGTCATCTATCACGGGCACAGTACCCGGTTAAAATCATTTCCTATAAGTGTCGACTTTGACAGCTTCAGTTCCATGGCTCTCTCCAAAAAACAACATTCAATAAACCACTTAAGGTCGCAACTCGGTATAAAGGATGGATATACCGGAATAGGCGTCGACAGGCTGGAATATACAAAGGCATTATTGAAAAGACTTCAGGCAATCGATCTTTTTTTTGACAAATATCACAGTTTTATAGGAAAATTTACCTTTATCCAGATTGCGGTGCCGACTCGGTTAAGCGAACCGTATATAAGTTATAAGAAATCCGTGGAAGAGCTTATACACAGGATCAATGATAAGTACTCGACAGGTGCATGGAAGCCCATTGCATACATTACGACGAAGATAGAGCATAAAGACCTCGCTCTGTATTACCGCATAGCGGATGTTGCCATAATAAGCTCTGTATACGACGGCATGAACCTTGTCGCAAAAGAATACATCGCATCTCAGGTAGATGAAAAGGGTGTTATCATACTTAGCGAATTTGCCGGTGCATCGGAGGAACTCACCGGGGCTTTGCCTTTGAATCCTTACGACATAGAGACCTTTGCCGAAACTATCAAGAAAGCCCTGCTTATGCCTGTCGAAGAAAAGAGGAGCAGGATGAGGGCACTGCGCGAACATGTTAAAATCAATAACCTCAGGAGATGGACAGACGATTTTATCGGGGCGCTCGGGGAATGTCATTCGTCCGTACAGGGTGCATCAAACGGTGTTTTCCTGTTTTTCGATTATGACGGCACGCTTACACCCATCGTAGATACACCCCAGGCCGCAGTACTGGATGAAAGTATTCGCGATATACTCAACAGGCTGAAATCGAAGTATCCGGTAGCGATTATAAGCGGCAGGAAACTTGCCGATATAATGGACAAGATAAATATAAAAGATATTATCTATGCTGGAAATCATGGAGCAGAAATATGGGACGGCAGTACTATAGTCACCAAAGGCTACGAACCTTCCGATGCCGGACTGTTAAATGAATTCAAAGAAAAAATATCCGCGGCGTTGATAAATATAGACGGCGTTTTGGTGGAAGATAAAACCATTACCCTCGGTATCCATTATAGGAATGTACGGCAGGAGAATATAAAAAAGATGGTTGAAAAATTCTGGAATGTAGCAGATGGGTATATGGATAAACTTAGAATAGTGACAGGCAAAAAAGTGTTCGAGGTAAGGCCACTCAATGTATGGAATAAAGGGGACGCCGTCGTATGGATACTCAAAAACTTTGGTGCAGGGAAAATGCCCATTTATATCGGTGATGATACTACCGATGATGATGCATTTAAGGTGATAAACCAAATGGGCATCTCCATAAGTATAGGTAAAAACAGCAATGCATCGTGTTACCTTGAATCACAAACAGAGATGAAAATATTTCTTGAATGGATCATGTAA
- a CDS encoding cytochrome c3 family protein yields the protein MKLRKTNMMLTTIVAVLTFSTVLSANAKNIKKAQSVTHSEVSLLTGKKPLFSSSDCLTCHGIKTEGIPYVDADHLKASVHSGLTCTDCHSSIKSLPHPEKLPLPNCGACHSDVESKYKNSIHGKAVAMGITGAAYCWSCHGRHDILSADNPSSTVYPQNLPSTCGKCHNSEEFATRYNIPVINPYKLYEKSIHAVALKDGLPAATCSSCHGVHDILPPNITTSTIAKTNVPKTCGQCHQEQYENYIQSSHWKSFENGISNAPVCTDCHAEHAILAQNNPNSPIYPLNIPKTCTDCHGNITMSENFGLPAVSLSSYLSSFHGIMIKGGSVIAANCASCHRAHKVLGPSNPESSVYPANLSNTCGKCHPGITKADIKHLKEIHGPTGIGSRVINIVRTAYIWLITITILGMILFVSADFVRKTIDRNKKGITRLPDEGDYIRFNKTEIVLHTLNFISFILLAYTGFAYHWPNEWWSSWITHIDNGLIRAWIHRVSGVILLIVFFVQVVLMAATERGREQFKELLPVIDDIKGTLQLFFYNIGRTDKKPAFGRFTPFEKFEYWALAWGNTVMGVTGLALWFKTDILKYIPLWWLNLFLLIHFYEALLATLAIIFWHFYWVIFNPVLYPLNTSIFTGKISINLMEEEHPLELAKHQSKKQTGTSNTETDQYI from the coding sequence ATGAAATTACGAAAAACGAATATGATGTTAACAACCATTGTGGCTGTGCTTACATTCTCAACAGTATTATCTGCAAATGCTAAAAACATTAAAAAAGCTCAATCCGTGACTCATAGTGAAGTTTCTTTATTAACAGGGAAAAAACCGTTATTCTCAAGCAGTGATTGTCTGACCTGCCATGGTATTAAAACCGAGGGAATCCCTTATGTTGATGCAGATCACTTAAAGGCGTCCGTACACTCGGGTTTAACATGCACCGACTGTCATTCAAGCATAAAATCCCTTCCGCATCCTGAGAAGCTGCCGCTGCCGAATTGCGGTGCATGCCATAGCGATGTTGAAAGTAAATACAAAAACAGCATTCATGGCAAAGCAGTAGCAATGGGTATAACAGGGGCTGCCTATTGTTGGAGTTGTCATGGCAGGCACGATATACTTTCCGCCGACAACCCTTCTTCCACTGTTTATCCTCAAAATCTACCATCAACATGCGGCAAATGTCATAACAGTGAAGAGTTTGCCACACGGTACAATATCCCTGTTATAAACCCGTATAAACTTTATGAAAAAAGTATTCATGCTGTAGCGCTAAAGGATGGTTTACCTGCTGCTACCTGCTCAAGCTGTCATGGTGTCCATGATATCTTACCGCCCAACATAACAACATCAACTATTGCAAAGACAAATGTACCAAAAACATGCGGGCAATGTCATCAGGAGCAATACGAAAATTACATACAATCATCTCACTGGAAGTCTTTTGAGAATGGTATATCCAATGCACCGGTATGTACAGACTGTCATGCAGAACATGCTATACTGGCACAAAATAACCCCAACTCACCAATCTATCCATTAAATATCCCCAAAACCTGTACTGATTGTCATGGTAATATAACAATGTCTGAGAATTTCGGACTACCCGCTGTTAGCTTATCGTCTTATTTGAGCAGCTTTCATGGTATTATGATAAAAGGTGGCAGCGTTATAGCCGCTAATTGTGCTTCATGTCATAGGGCGCATAAGGTTTTAGGTCCGTCCAATCCTGAATCATCGGTATATCCTGCCAATCTATCCAATACGTGCGGCAAATGCCATCCAGGTATTACAAAGGCAGATATAAAACATCTCAAAGAAATCCATGGACCAACCGGTATTGGTAGCAGGGTAATCAATATTGTCAGGACAGCATATATATGGCTTATCACGATAACCATACTCGGAATGATTCTTTTTGTATCTGCGGACTTTGTCCGGAAGACCATCGACAGGAACAAAAAAGGTATAACAAGGCTTCCGGACGAAGGTGATTATATAAGATTCAACAAAACTGAAATTGTTTTGCATACATTGAATTTTATCAGTTTTATTCTCCTTGCCTATACAGGCTTTGCATACCATTGGCCCAATGAGTGGTGGAGCTCATGGATTACACACATTGACAATGGTCTGATAAGGGCGTGGATTCACAGGGTATCGGGTGTGATATTGCTCATTGTATTCTTCGTTCAGGTCGTACTGATGGCTGCTACAGAGAGAGGCAGAGAACAATTTAAAGAGCTGTTACCGGTTATTGATGATATAAAAGGTACACTGCAGTTGTTCTTCTACAATATAGGGAGAACGGACAAGAAACCCGCGTTTGGCAGATTTACACCTTTTGAAAAATTCGAATACTGGGCCCTCGCGTGGGGCAACACTGTTATGGGGGTAACGGGATTGGCCCTATGGTTCAAAACAGATATACTCAAATATATACCCTTATGGTGGTTGAACCTGTTCCTCTTAATTCATTTCTATGAGGCGCTTCTGGCTACCCTTGCGATAATATTCTGGCACTTCTACTGGGTTATATTCAATCCGGTACTGTATCCATTGAATACCTCTATTTTTACCGGCAAAATTTCTATAAATCTAATGGAAGAAGAACATCCGCTGGAACTCGCAAAACATCAATCAAAGAAGCAGACAGGGACAAGCAATACGGAAACAGACCAGTATATATAG
- a CDS encoding UvrD-helicase domain-containing protein yields MSEDVVSKETELEFPHVFQLAASAGSGKTHSLSLRYVQFLLSDSGKILNKNLRSILAITFTNKTANEMKERILRQLKLIAIPALKDDKQAAEREQILKQLKSINLGDKNFQKATDKLVEEIIRHYTDFQVRTIDSFLRSIIVASLRETNLQPDFDIAIDAMPYIEYAVDDLLSRIQTNPAVKELFIRFLDIYLNVEGKTGFYPREDIINLVNRFRYLENKKCKRIESKKITREEIDKKKYTFKKAVNNLYDIIAEENIETKYLPGKDDLIGKIDSNDFSNKLWVQHDVEYILKKQSKHFRDQLQHAWDNIRWLLFDLLITVDSSRYSAYHDILINIEKTLHEITQARGEILIDDINKYVKELTDKYNVPEIYFNLGERIFHYFIDEFQDTDRAQWNNIKDLLMEALSNGGSLFYVGDKKQSIYRFKGSDSSLFDEVIEDEGIVHILKGIYIKQLSSNYRSTALLVNFFNETFHPDYLKRMIVDNEKEQIKLRINKQIIELINDTYKGSGQAVAQNNKTQKQGGYVLVEHIESKDEQSNADASTPPDADAVEPAQDEDVYIKRIDEVIVDLHDKGTAYSDIAVLVRKNEQIEALSGKLKQKSIPVQSVQGLDIRKHHLIDEVISFLSFLNNPLDNLSFAGFITGEIFNTVSGIQTNDMHAWFVKQRGSKYLYIAFKQWQVQLWDEFIRPLFNAVGYLPAYDIVNEFIERFNVHENFSTSIGFFMHLLEMLKKREDKGENNLYSFLEYWNTKEENDNSFFVNLSSGDAVKILTIHKAKGLEFPVVILPSVSFVSLNPKSKGNDQQSMFITEDNDKLNLSYSNKMHRSILNSINEEDPSIKAYIKDQALSFIDELNTFYVALTRAGQELYIFIQDEKDPVYTLFEHKLDTNGRYEQGEHIVLKKQGKEEEDVFTAKVRASTRWQDHIFIKQPDMDSLENYKEEKRGNIIHDILSRITIVDEHIGKRISGLLDMIKNETIKNQSDIIDKLTEVLTSEEVKAWFTPGRSANVFKEKEIVNKHGELKRIDRLIVTQDEAIIVDYKTGGLKDIEKHKKQVRGYMNIISDIYPTRRIKGYLLYVDHNRVEEVR; encoded by the coding sequence ATGTCAGAAGATGTTGTAAGCAAAGAAACAGAGCTTGAGTTCCCTCATGTATTTCAGCTTGCTGCCTCAGCAGGTTCCGGTAAAACACACAGTCTTTCATTAAGGTATGTCCAGTTTTTGCTATCCGATTCCGGGAAAATATTAAATAAAAATCTTAGAAGTATACTTGCCATTACCTTCACAAACAAGACTGCCAATGAAATGAAGGAGCGCATACTAAGGCAGCTTAAGCTTATTGCAATTCCTGCTCTAAAAGATGATAAACAAGCAGCAGAAAGAGAGCAGATATTAAAGCAGCTTAAATCTATTAATCTCGGCGATAAAAACTTTCAAAAGGCTACGGATAAACTCGTTGAGGAAATCATAAGACATTACACGGATTTCCAGGTTCGTACTATTGACAGCTTTTTAAGAAGCATCATTGTGGCATCTTTACGGGAAACGAATCTACAGCCCGATTTTGATATAGCTATAGATGCTATGCCGTATATAGAATATGCTGTTGATGACCTTCTGTCAAGAATTCAAACAAATCCGGCTGTGAAAGAGCTTTTTATAAGGTTTCTTGACATCTATCTTAATGTAGAGGGCAAAACTGGTTTTTACCCGCGTGAAGATATTATCAATCTTGTGAATAGGTTTAGATATCTGGAAAACAAGAAATGTAAAAGGATTGAAAGTAAAAAAATAACGCGGGAAGAGATAGACAAAAAAAAATATACATTCAAGAAGGCTGTTAATAACCTTTATGATATTATAGCCGAAGAAAATATTGAAACAAAATATCTTCCCGGTAAAGATGATCTGATCGGTAAAATCGATAGCAATGATTTCTCAAATAAACTATGGGTGCAGCATGATGTTGAATATATTCTAAAAAAACAGAGTAAACACTTTAGGGACCAGCTCCAGCATGCATGGGACAATATAAGATGGCTGTTGTTTGATCTTTTAATTACGGTTGATAGCAGCCGTTACAGTGCTTATCATGACATCCTTATAAATATAGAAAAAACGCTTCATGAGATTACGCAGGCAAGAGGCGAAATTTTAATAGACGATATAAACAAATACGTTAAAGAACTAACAGATAAATACAACGTACCGGAAATCTATTTTAATCTCGGTGAAAGGATATTTCATTATTTTATTGATGAATTTCAGGATACGGATAGGGCACAATGGAATAATATAAAGGACCTTTTAATGGAGGCCCTTTCAAATGGAGGCTCTCTTTTTTATGTTGGGGATAAAAAACAATCCATCTATAGATTCAAGGGCAGCGATTCAAGCCTTTTTGACGAGGTTATAGAAGATGAAGGAATAGTCCACATCCTGAAAGGGATTTATATAAAGCAGTTGAGTTCCAATTACAGATCAACAGCATTACTTGTAAATTTCTTTAATGAAACATTCCATCCTGATTATCTGAAAAGGATGATTGTTGATAACGAAAAAGAGCAGATCAAATTAAGGATAAATAAACAGATTATAGAGCTTATTAATGACACATACAAAGGTTCAGGACAGGCCGTAGCACAAAACAATAAAACACAAAAACAGGGCGGGTATGTGTTGGTTGAACATATTGAATCAAAAGACGAGCAATCAAATGCTGATGCTTCAACACCTCCAGATGCAGATGCCGTTGAACCTGCCCAAGATGAAGATGTTTACATAAAAAGAATCGATGAGGTTATTGTAGACTTGCATGATAAGGGGACAGCCTATTCAGATATTGCTGTACTTGTCAGAAAAAACGAACAGATAGAAGCGCTCTCAGGCAAACTAAAACAAAAAAGCATTCCTGTGCAGTCGGTGCAGGGATTGGACATCAGAAAGCATCATTTAATAGATGAAGTAATATCTTTTTTAAGCTTTTTAAATAACCCTCTCGATAACCTCTCTTTTGCCGGGTTTATTACCGGAGAGATATTCAATACGGTATCCGGAATACAGACCAACGATATGCATGCTTGGTTTGTGAAACAAAGAGGATCCAAATATCTCTATATAGCCTTTAAACAATGGCAGGTTCAATTGTGGGATGAGTTTATAAGACCATTGTTTAATGCGGTTGGATATCTCCCGGCATACGATATTGTTAACGAGTTTATCGAACGATTCAATGTCCATGAAAACTTTAGTACATCAATAGGCTTTTTTATGCATTTACTTGAGATGCTAAAAAAAAGAGAGGATAAGGGCGAGAATAATCTTTATAGTTTTCTTGAATACTGGAATACTAAAGAAGAGAATGATAACAGCTTTTTTGTAAATCTGTCATCCGGGGATGCTGTTAAGATTTTGACCATACATAAGGCAAAAGGGCTTGAATTCCCTGTTGTGATCCTTCCTTCTGTATCATTTGTATCATTAAATCCTAAAAGTAAAGGCAATGACCAACAAAGCATGTTCATAACAGAAGATAATGATAAACTTAATTTGTCCTATTCTAATAAAATGCATCGCAGCATCTTAAACAGTATAAACGAAGAGGATCCCTCTATTAAGGCTTACATTAAGGATCAGGCATTATCATTTATAGATGAGCTGAATACATTTTATGTGGCACTAACCAGGGCCGGACAAGAACTCTACATTTTTATACAGGATGAAAAAGACCCGGTTTATACATTGTTTGAACACAAGCTTGATACAAACGGCAGGTATGAGCAGGGTGAACATATTGTTTTAAAAAAACAGGGGAAGGAAGAAGAGGATGTTTTTACGGCAAAGGTACGGGCATCTACCCGCTGGCAGGATCACATATTCATAAAACAGCCTGACATGGACAGTCTTGAAAATTACAAAGAAGAAAAGCGCGGCAACATCATCCATGATATCCTTTCGAGGATAACAATTGTGGATGAGCATATAGGGAAACGGATATCAGGGCTCTTAGACATGATCAAGAATGAGACAATCAAAAATCAGTCAGACATTATCGATAAGCTAACAGAGGTCCTTACATCAGAAGAGGTTAAAGCATGGTTTACCCCTGGGCGATCTGCAAATGTTTTTAAGGAAAAAGAGATTGTAAACAAGCATGGCGAGTTAAAAAGAATAGACAGATTGATTGTAACTCAAGATGAAGCAATCATTGTAGATTATAAAACTGGAGGTTTAAAGGATATTGAAAAACACAAAAAACAGGTGAGAGGATATATGAATATAATCTCGGATATATATCCTACCAGACGGATAAAAGGATATCTATTGTACGTTGATCATAATAGGGTTGAAGAAGTCAGATGA
- a CDS encoding glycosyltransferase, translating into MLQLSDYSGISPKSDLQLISRLANKLSSKQFLHINSTKAGGGVAEILGRMTPLLSKLGIVVRWEVIQGDQRFFTITKKIHNSLQGLPEEFTDDMWKYHDAINEKNAKTLDLNADVVFIHDPQPVPLIKFRDKGLWIWRCHIDVANPVQEVWNRISAYAGKYDAAIFSVSKFAKQMPLDEFIITPTIDPLSEKNNDLTADEINEVASRFKIPLDKPIILQVSRFDRFKDPKGVIRAYRMVKKYNECRLVLAGSSATDDPEGEAVIREVTEFAGSDPDIHILLLPTFSDKDINALQRMATVVLQKSLKEGFGLTVTEAMWKGKPVIGGNVGGIPAQIIDGVTGFLVNSEEGSAFRIRRILNNPDMASKMGENARQYVRNHFLITRQIRDYLFVWYAMLNKSKTSMEL; encoded by the coding sequence ATGTTACAACTGTCGGATTACTCGGGCATATCTCCAAAATCGGACCTCCAGCTTATCTCCAGGCTTGCAAACAAACTTTCGTCCAAGCAATTCCTTCATATAAACTCTACCAAGGCAGGCGGCGGTGTAGCCGAGATACTCGGCAGGATGACCCCGTTGTTGAGCAAGCTTGGCATTGTGGTAAGATGGGAGGTTATTCAGGGGGATCAAAGGTTCTTTACCATAACAAAAAAGATCCACAACAGTTTACAGGGGCTGCCTGAAGAGTTTACGGACGATATGTGGAAGTATCATGATGCCATCAACGAGAAGAATGCAAAAACACTGGATCTAAATGCCGATGTAGTATTTATACACGATCCGCAGCCTGTACCCTTAATAAAATTCAGGGATAAGGGGCTATGGATATGGAGATGTCATATCGATGTGGCCAATCCGGTCCAGGAGGTTTGGAACAGAATATCCGCTTATGCGGGCAAATATGACGCAGCGATTTTTTCGGTGTCGAAGTTTGCAAAACAAATGCCTTTGGATGAATTCATCATAACGCCGACGATAGACCCGCTGAGCGAGAAGAACAATGATTTGACGGCAGATGAGATCAATGAGGTGGCAAGCAGGTTTAAAATTCCTCTGGACAAACCTATAATATTGCAGGTTTCAAGGTTTGACCGGTTTAAAGACCCCAAGGGCGTTATCAGGGCATACAGAATGGTTAAAAAATATAACGAATGCAGACTGGTGCTTGCCGGCAGTTCTGCAACGGATGATCCCGAGGGAGAAGCAGTGATCCGTGAGGTGACAGAGTTTGCCGGCAGCGATCCGGATATCCACATTCTGCTGCTGCCGACGTTCAGCGATAAAGATATAAACGCCCTTCAGAGAATGGCAACCGTTGTGCTGCAGAAGTCCCTGAAAGAGGGTTTTGGACTGACGGTTACCGAGGCAATGTGGAAAGGCAAACCGGTTATCGGAGGTAATGTAGGCGGTATTCCTGCACAGATCATCGATGGCGTTACCGGATTCCTCGTAAACTCGGAAGAAGGATCCGCCTTCAGGATCCGGCGTATACTGAACAACCCCGATATGGCAAGCAAAATGGGCGAAAATGCAAGACAGTATGTGCGCAATCATTTTCTTATCACACGGCAGATACGTGACTACCTGTTCGTGTGGTATGCTATGCTAAACAAATCAAAGACTTCTATGGAACTGTGA
- a CDS encoding RNA-binding protein: MLKLYVGNLTFDTTEEDVKGLFEKIGAVQSVTIIKDKYSDRSKGFGFVEMPNDEEAKKAIEQVNGTDFKGRSIKVNEAKPMEKRDGPRKGGYGSSRGGYR, from the coding sequence ATGCTAAAACTGTATGTAGGCAATTTGACGTTTGACACCACAGAAGAAGATGTAAAAGGGTTGTTTGAGAAAATCGGAGCGGTTCAGAGTGTTACCATAATCAAGGATAAGTACTCGGATCGCTCAAAAGGTTTTGGATTCGTTGAAATGCCAAACGATGAAGAGGCTAAGAAAGCCATTGAACAGGTGAACGGCACTGACTTCAAGGGAAGAAGCATCAAGGTAAATGAGGCAAAACCAATGGAGAAAAGAGATGGTCCAAGAAAAGGCGGGTATGGGAGCAGCAGAGGTGGATACAGATAA